Proteins encoded together in one Dasypus novemcinctus isolate mDasNov1 chromosome 9, mDasNov1.1.hap2, whole genome shotgun sequence window:
- the LOC131279793 gene encoding 14-3-3 protein zeta/delta, which yields MDKNELVQKAKLAEQAERYDDMAACMKSVTEQGAELSNEERNLLSVAYKNVVGARRSSWRVVSSIEQKTEGAEKKQQMAREYREKIETELRDICNDVLSLLEKFLIPNASQAESKVFYLKMKGDYYRYLAEVAAGDDKKGIVDQSQQAYQEAFEISKKEMQPTHPIRLGLALNFSVFYYEILNSPEKACSLAKTAFDEAIAELDTLSEESYKDSTLIMQLLRDNLTLWTSDTQGDEAEAGEGGEN from the coding sequence ATGGATAAAAATGAGCTGGTACAGAAGGCCAAACTGGCCGAGCAGGCTGAGCGATATGATGACATGGCAGCCTGCATGAAGTCTGTAACTGAGCAAGGAGCTGAATTATCCAATGAGGAGAGGAATCTTCTCTCCGTTGCTTATAAAAATGTTGTAGGAGCTCGTAGGTCATCTTGGAGGGTCGTCTCAAGTATTGAGCAAAAGACGGAAGGTGCTGAGAAAAAACAGCAGATGGCTcgagaatacagagagaaaattgAGACCGAGCTAAGAGATATCTGCAATGATGTACTGTCTCTCTTGGAAAAGTTCTTGATCCCCAATGCCTCACAAGCAGAGAGCAAAGTCttctatttgaaaatgaaaggagactACTATCGTTACTTGGCTGAGGTTGCTGCTGGTGATGACAAGAAAGGGATTGTGGATCAGTCACAACAAGCATACCAAGAAGCATTTGAAATCAGCAAAAAGGAAATGCAACCAACGCATCCTATCAGATTGGGTCTGGCCCTTAACTTTTCTGTGTTCTATTACGAGATTCTGAACTCCCCGGAGAAAGCTTGCTCTCTTGCAAAGACAGCTTTTGATGAAGCCATTGCTGAACTTGATACATTAAGTGAAGAGTCATACAAAGACAGCACGCTAATAATGCAATTACTGAGAGACAACTTGACATTGTGGACATCAGATACCCAAGGAGATGAAGCTGAAGCAGGAGAAGGAGGGGAAAATTAA